A single genomic interval of Trichosurus vulpecula isolate mTriVul1 chromosome 6, mTriVul1.pri, whole genome shotgun sequence harbors:
- the TIMM10 gene encoding mitochondrial import inner membrane translocase subunit Tim10 yields the protein MDPVRAQQLAAELEVEMMADMYNRMTNACQRKCVPPHYKEAELSKGESVCLDRCVSKYLDIHERMGKKLTELSMQDEELMKRMQQASGPA from the exons ATGGATCCAGTTAGGGCCCAACAGCTGGCAGCTGAGCTGGAGGTGGAGATGATGGCCGACATGTACAACAG GATGACCAATGCATGCCAACGGAAGTGTGTCCCTCCCCATTACAAGGAAGCCGAACTTTCCAAGGGGGAATCTGTGTGTCTGGATCGATGTGTCTCCAAGTACTTGGACATCCATGAGCGAATGGGCAAAAAACTGACAGAACTGTCCATGCAGGATGAAGAGCTGATGAAGAGGAtgcagcaggcctcagggccagcGTGA
- the SMTNL1 gene encoding smoothelin-like protein 1: protein MEQENGKPLQDETTPCPPTQTADTSGTMGNGCSNGEELVKDMAQKMSDKDSAEEGGAEPKKEENRVGEAQSKANTENDEEAKSDPRKEVDEKEESKPVPQREADGEKETESEPAKSEPKEEADGKKVAKSEPKEEADGKEEAKCESKKEADGKEEAKSEPKEEADGEKEAKSEPKEEADGEKEAKSEPKEEADGEKEAKSEPKEEADGEKEAKSEPKEEADGEKEAKSEPKEEADGKKEAKSEPKEEADGKEEAKSEPRKGDNREEAKCDSTEKATKESEKGNKESSCSELEEVGGTDGEPGNGAEKEQGEGLEAIPSSPEEWPESPTGEGQPLSPDATGPESPTASDSSPSDVPQSPTGPAPSEEKKEKPSERRVSAPTRPRGPRAQNRKAIMDKFGGAATGPAPLFRNAKAAGAAVGSVRNMLLEWCRAMTRNYEHVDIENFSSSWSSGMAFCALIHKFFPDAFDYTALDPKQRRENFTLAFSTAENLADCAQLLEVDDMVRMKVPDSKCVYTYIQELYRSLVQKGLVKTKKK from the exons ATGGAACAGGAAAATGGAAAGCCCCTTCAGGATGAGACCACTCCCTGTCCCCCAACCCAGACAGCAGATACTTCTGGGACCATGGGGAATGGATGCTCCAATGGGGAAGAGTTAGTCAAAGACATGGCCCAGAAGATGTCTGACAAGGACTCTGCAGAAGAGGGAGGGGCTGAGcccaagaaggaagaaaacagagtaGGGGAGGCCCAATCTAAAGCCAACACAGAGAATGATGAGGAAGCCAAATCTGACCCCAGGAAAGAGGTTGATGAAAAAGAGGAGAGCAAACCTGTACCCCAGAGAGAGGCAGATGGGGAAAAAGAGACCGAGTCTGAACCGGCCAAATCTGAACCCAAAGAAGAGGCCGATGGGAAAAAGGTGGCCAAGTCTGAACCCAAAGAAGAGGCTGATGGGAAAGAGGAGGCCAAGTGTGAATCCAAAAAAGAGGCTGATGGGAAAGAGGAGGCCAAGTCTGAACCCAAAGAAGAGGCTGATGGGGAAAAGGAGGCCAAGTCTGAACCCAAAGAAGAGGCTGATGGGGAAAAGGAGGCCAAGTCTGAACCCAAAGAAGAGGCTGATGGGGAAAAGGAGGCCAAGTCTGAACCCAAAGAAGAGGCTGATGGGGAAAAGGAGGCCAAGTCTGAACCCAAAGAAGAGGCTGATGGGGAAAAGGAGGCCAAGTCTGAACCCAAAGAAGAGGCTGATGGGAAAAAGGAGGCCAAGTCTGAACCCAAAGAAGAAGCTGATGGGAAAGAAGAGGCCAAATCTGAACCCCGAAAAGGGGATAATAGAGAAGAAGCCAAATGTGACTCAACAGAAAAGGCAACAAAAGAGTCAGAGAAGGGGAATAAGGAGAGTTCCTGCTCAGAATTGGAG GAGGTAGGTGGTACAGATGGAGAGCCAGGTAATGGAGCTGAGAAGGAGCAAGGAGAAGGCTTAGAAGCAATTCCTAGCTCACCAGAGGAGTGGCCAGAGAGCCCCACAGGAGAGGGACAGCCCCTCAGCCCAG aTGCCACTGGTCCAGAGAGCCCAACAGCCAG TGACTCCTCCCCCAGTGATGTGCCCCAGAGTCCCACAGGCCCTGCTCCctcagaggagaagaaggagaagccGTCAGAACGCAGAGTTTCTGCTCCAACCCGACCTCGGGGGCCCAGGGCTCAGAACCGAAAAGCCATCATGGACAAGTTTGGGGG GGCTGCAACGGGGCCTGCCCCCCTTTTCCGGAATGCAAAGGCAGCAGGGGCAGCTGTGGGCAGTGTCAGGAACATGCTACTTGAGTGGTGCCGAGCCATGACCCGAAACTATGAG CACGTGGATATTGAGAACTTTTCCTCCAGCTGGAGTAGCGGAATGGCCTTCTGCGCCCTCATTCACAAATTCTTCCCCGATGCCTTTGACTATACTGCGCTTGATCCCAAGCAGCGCCGGGAGAACTTCACCCTGGCTTTCTCTACTGCTGA GAATCTGGCTGACTGTGCCCAGCTGCTAGAAGTGGACGACATGGTCCGGATGAAAGTCCCTGACTCCAAGTGTGTCTACACCTACATCCAGGAGTTGTACCGAAGCCTTGTGCAAAAGGGACTGGTGAAAACCAAGAAGAAATAA